One segment of Streptomyces sp. NA02950 DNA contains the following:
- the ligD gene encoding non-homologous end-joining DNA ligase produces MSPITEVEGRRIALKNLDKVIHPATGTTKGELLHYLASASGALLGHLHGRPLAFLRYPDGPDGQTFFTKNPPPGTPSWVTTAEVTRHEGETARQVLVQDLPSLMWAANLVVEFHAPMWRIDVGEGVADRLVLDLDPGPPATIVDCCAVALWLRERLRADGLPAYAKTSGSKGLHLLVPLEPTPSRQTTAYARRLAAEAAAALPRLVIRKMTRSLRTGKVYVDFSQNAAAKTTAAPYTVRARPEPTVSTPVTWDEIERTAEEEAAEAAEDTGGAGPLVFRIDDVPARLERHGDLLAPLLDPGRAHPLPAGDGR; encoded by the coding sequence ATGTCCCCGATCACGGAGGTGGAGGGGCGGCGGATCGCGCTCAAGAACCTCGACAAGGTCATCCATCCGGCCACCGGCACCACCAAGGGCGAGCTGCTGCACTATCTGGCCTCGGCCTCCGGTGCCCTCCTCGGACATCTCCACGGGCGGCCGCTGGCGTTCCTGCGCTACCCGGACGGTCCCGACGGTCAGACGTTCTTCACCAAGAACCCGCCCCCCGGCACCCCCTCCTGGGTGACGACCGCCGAAGTCACCCGCCACGAGGGGGAGACCGCCCGCCAGGTCCTCGTCCAGGACCTGCCGTCGCTGATGTGGGCGGCCAACCTCGTGGTCGAGTTCCACGCCCCGATGTGGCGGATCGACGTGGGCGAGGGCGTCGCCGACCGGCTGGTCCTCGACCTCGACCCCGGTCCGCCCGCGACGATCGTCGACTGCTGCGCCGTCGCCCTGTGGCTCCGTGAGCGGCTGCGCGCCGACGGGCTCCCCGCCTACGCCAAGACCAGCGGCTCCAAGGGGCTGCATCTGCTGGTCCCGCTGGAGCCGACCCCCTCCCGGCAGACCACCGCCTACGCCCGGCGGCTCGCCGCCGAGGCCGCCGCGGCCCTGCCCCGGCTGGTCATCCGCAAGATGACCCGCTCCCTGCGGACCGGGAAGGTGTACGTCGACTTCAGCCAGAACGCGGCGGCGAAGACCACCGCGGCCCCGTACACGGTCCGCGCCCGCCCCGAGCCCACCGTCTCCACCCCCGTCACCTGGGACGAGATCGAGCGGACGGCGGAGGAGGAGGCGGCGGAGGCGGCGGAGGACACGGGCGGAGCCGGGCCGCTGGTGTTCCGGATCGACGACGTCCCCGCCCGCCTCGAGCGTCACGGTGATCTGCTCGCCCCGCTCCTCGACCCCGGCCGGGCCCATCCGCTGCCCGCCGGTGACGGCCGATGA
- a CDS encoding ATP-dependent DNA ligase has translation MTPAGPLLPPVEVALARAVPSLPVAPEGRRLAYEPKFDGHRLVIFRLEDAVRMQARSGRIVTRAFPDLEAAARPLPSGTVLDGEVVVWAGGRTDFASVQKRAFAATESRAARLARELPASYAAFDLLALGGEDLRPLPYAQRRARLLALLEPLGPPLQAVPMTTDPELAATWYDALTAIGVEGLVVKSLDEPYRAGRHWRKVRHAETRDAVVVGVVGPRLRPRSLALVLPGDDAPVVSSPLSPAVRAQLAAALRDLPEVEPPVPAGELPTALDTVGTRIAYRPIPPELTVEVRQESTVRHAATTVIRLRGGE, from the coding sequence ATGACCCCGGCCGGGCCCCTGCTGCCGCCGGTGGAGGTGGCACTGGCCCGCGCCGTCCCGTCCCTGCCCGTCGCCCCGGAGGGACGGCGGCTGGCGTACGAACCGAAGTTCGACGGCCACCGGCTGGTGATCTTCCGGCTGGAGGACGCCGTACGGATGCAGGCCCGCTCCGGCCGTATCGTCACCCGCGCCTTCCCCGACCTGGAGGCCGCCGCCCGGCCGCTGCCGTCCGGCACCGTCCTGGACGGCGAGGTGGTGGTGTGGGCGGGCGGCCGTACCGACTTCGCCTCCGTCCAGAAGCGCGCCTTCGCCGCCACGGAGTCCCGTGCCGCCCGGCTCGCCCGGGAACTCCCGGCCTCCTACGCCGCGTTCGACCTCCTCGCCCTGGGTGGCGAGGATCTGCGCCCGCTGCCCTACGCACAGCGCCGCGCCCGTCTGCTGGCGCTCCTGGAGCCGCTCGGCCCGCCGCTCCAGGCCGTGCCCATGACCACCGATCCGGAACTGGCCGCCACCTGGTACGACGCGCTCACGGCCATCGGCGTCGAGGGGCTGGTCGTCAAGAGCCTCGACGAGCCCTACCGTGCGGGCCGCCACTGGCGGAAGGTGCGCCATGCGGAGACCCGGGACGCGGTGGTCGTCGGCGTGGTCGGGCCGCGGCTGCGGCCGCGCTCGCTTGCGCTGGTGCTGCCCGGCGACGACGCCCCGGTGGTCTCCAGCCCCCTGTCCCCGGCGGTCCGGGCCCAGCTCGCCGCCGCTCTGCGGGACCTGCCGGAAGTCGAACCTCCGGTCCCGGCGGGGGAGCTGCCCACCGCGCTCGACACCGTCGGCACCCGGATCGCCTACCGCCCCATCCCGCCGGAGCTGACGGTCGAGGTGCGCCAGGAGAGCACGGTGCGCCATGCGGCGACGACGGTGATACGGCTGCGGGGCGGGGAGTAG
- a CDS encoding 1-aminocyclopropane-1-carboxylate deaminase/D-cysteine desulfhydrase, which yields MRSPIDLATLYEPWPPSPLRGVHDEWLADRGVELRLKRDDLIHPLVPGNKWRKLTPNLRAAVERGHTRLLTFGGAYSNHLRAVAAAGTVYGLSTVGVVRGDELADAPRNWSLTRAEAQGMELAFLDRTGYRETLRTLDDPATRRALEERWGRCWVLPEGGTNVLAARGAAELPAELPDLGERDVVCCAVGTGGTLAGIAAGLPDGARALGIAVVRGARYLDDEVTRLHERGWGRTFGNWRIDHDHHGGGYGRVPPELDTFAAAFEDRHGIALERRYVAKALWCVYDLVGRGALPPGTRITAVITGPPDPVGPGG from the coding sequence GTGAGATCCCCGATAGACCTCGCCACTCTCTATGAGCCCTGGCCGCCGTCCCCGTTGCGGGGCGTACACGACGAGTGGCTTGCCGACCGGGGCGTGGAGCTGCGGCTGAAGCGGGACGACCTCATCCACCCGCTGGTGCCGGGCAATAAGTGGCGCAAGCTCACCCCGAATCTGCGGGCGGCCGTCGAGCGCGGCCACACCCGGCTGCTCACCTTCGGCGGCGCGTACTCCAACCACCTCCGCGCGGTGGCCGCCGCCGGGACCGTGTACGGGCTGTCCACCGTCGGGGTCGTCCGGGGCGACGAACTGGCGGACGCGCCGCGCAACTGGTCGCTGACGCGAGCCGAGGCGCAGGGCATGGAGCTGGCGTTCCTGGACCGTACGGGCTACCGCGAGACGCTGCGCACCCTGGACGACCCGGCCACCCGGCGCGCGCTGGAGGAACGGTGGGGGCGCTGCTGGGTGCTGCCGGAGGGCGGTACGAACGTCCTGGCCGCGCGGGGCGCCGCGGAGCTGCCCGCCGAACTGCCGGACCTGGGCGAGCGCGACGTCGTGTGCTGTGCGGTGGGCACCGGCGGCACCCTGGCCGGGATCGCCGCCGGACTGCCGGACGGCGCGCGGGCCCTGGGGATCGCGGTGGTCCGGGGCGCCCGGTATCTGGACGACGAGGTGACACGGCTGCACGAACGGGGGTGGGGGCGGACGTTCGGCAACTGGCGGATCGACCACGATCACCACGGGGGCGGCTACGGCCGGGTGCCTCCCGAACTGGACACCTTCGCGGCGGCGTTCGAGGACCGGCACGGGATCGCCCTGGAGCGGCGGTACGTGGCCAAGGCGCTGTGGTGCGTGTACGACCTGGTGGGCCGCGGGGCGCTGCCGCCCGGCACCCGGATCACCGCCGTGATCACCGGCCCCCCGGACCCCGTCGGCCCCGGCGGGTGA